The DNA sequence TGTTGCCCTCTGGTTTGATTTTGCCGTGTGGAATAGCAACCCCGTTGCCAATTCCTGTGCTTCCTAGTTTTTCACGGTTCATCAAACTCGCTAACACTTCAGAGCAGTTCAAATCCGGTAACTGGCTACTAGCAATCTCTGCAATATGTTCTAGGATTTTCTTTTTGCTTTGGCAGTCTGATAACACTTTGGTGCATTCAGGCTGCAGAAGTACTTTTAATTTCATGGCATTTTTACTGCTTGGGTCTTTTGATTTTCGTCTCAAAAGATGAGTTAAAAGGCGCCGTCCTTAGCGCCTCTAGTATTACTTAAAATTAACCTTTAGTGCCGAGTTAATTTTTCTTTGTGTTTTTTGACCTGACGGTCAAGTTTATCAATTAAAGAATCAATGGCTGCGTACATATCACTATGTTCAGATGTGGCAAAAAGTTCACCACCATTAACATGCATAGTCGCTTCTGCGCGTTGTATCAGTTTTTCGACGTCTAAAATCACATGGACGTTGTTAATATGATCGAAATGACGTTCTAATTTTGCAAATTTCGTATCTACATAGTCTTTTAATGACTCAGTAGGCTCGACGTGACGACAAGTTAGGTTAATTTGCATATGCTCTTCCTTCTTTTGATTTGATTGGTGAAACTACACCAATCGTTTTCTTTGGTTTGAAGGGGGAATGTTTAACGATTCCCGGTATTTTGCGATAGTTCTCCTGGCTACTTGGATGCCCTGTTCGGCCAGGATATCAGCAATCTTACTGTCACTTAGCGGTTTAGCTTGGTTTTCTGCAGCAACTAGCTTTTTGATTAAGGCGCGGATAGCGGTAGATGAACATTCACCGCCATTTTCAGTACTGACGTGACTTGAGAAGAAGTATTTGAGTTCAAATATTCCTCTTGGTGTGTGCATGTACTTTTGAGTCGTCACACGTGAGATTGTTGACTCATGCATATCGACCATTTCCGCTACATCATTCAATACCATCGGCTTCATCGCTTCCGGCCCATATTCGAAAAAGGCTTGCTGCTGTTGCACAATACAATTTGATACTTTTAACAATGTGTCGTTTCTACTTTCCAAACTCTTAATAAACCACTTAGCTTCTTGTAAGTGAGAACGAACAAACTGCGCGTCAGAATTGTTCTTTGCCGTTTTAGACAGTGAAGCGTATTGTTCGTTCACTTTAATTTTAGGCATAGAATTCGGATTTAGCTCAACTATCCAACGACCTTTTTTCTTAACCACGCTCACATCAGGGATGACGTAATCAATTTCGTCTTTAATCACTATGCTTGCAGGGTTAGGGTTGAGGGTTTGAATCAGCTCTAGTGTTTCTTTGAGCTCGTGTTCTTTGAGTTTGGTTTTGCGGATAATCGTGCGGTAATCACGGTTACCCAATAAATCTATGTGTTCTTGAATGAGGTCAATGGCCTCTTTTTTCCAAGGTGTGTCGTCGCTGTATTGACGTAACTGCACAACCATACACTCTTGCAATCCTCGGCATGCGACACCGATAGGGTCGAAGTTTTGGACGCGTTTTAAGACGGCTTCAACTTCTTCTATTTCAACGTCTTCAATATCAACTGCCTCTACAATGTCTTCAGTTGAAACAGTTAAAAAGCCTTTTTCGTCTATGGCATCAATGATAGCCGTGGCAATTGCCAGATCATGTTCAGAAAAAGGGGATAGATTAAGCTGCCAACGTAAATGATCTTGGATGTTGGTTGTAGTCTCACCTTGATAGACAGTGTCTTCACCTTCATAAGCCGGCCCAGAACTAGCAGGGGCTGCGCTCATGTAATCATCCCATGTAGAGTCTGTAGGAAGCTCATCTCCCATGGTTTGATCTTGCAGTGCTTCGTTAGTGCTTATCTCGTCCTTGGTCCATTCGATTTCGTCATCGTTACTCGCGCCGTTTTCTTGGCTTTCTTGATGAGTGTCGATTTGAGTAACTTCCGAGGCTTCTTGGCCATCGTAGTTATCAAAGTCATCGGACTCCAATAAAGGATTGCTATCCAAGGCTTCTTGGATTTCTTGTTGCAATTCCAAAGACGACAGTTGCAACAGTCTAATCGCTTGTTGCAATTGCGGGGTCATTGTTAACTGCTGACCCATTTTGAGTTGGAGTGTAGGTCTCATCTTATCCGGAACTTACTGACTTAATTAAGATTATCTCTTTATAAATTATCAAAGTTTGAACTGGTCACCAAGATAAACTTGCTTAACGATCTCACTTTCTAAAACTTCCGCTGGGGTGCCTTCGGCAATTAGCTCCCCATGACTAACGATATAGGCTTTTTCACAGACATCAAGTGTTTCACGGACATTATGATCTGTAATTAACACGCCAATGCCCTTTGCCGTGAGTTGTTGAATAATTTTTTTGATATCGATCACTGAGATAGGATCAACACCAGCAAATGGTTCATCAAGCAAGATAATTTTAGGGTCTGCTGCAAGTGCTCGGGCAATTTCGACTCGACGTCGCTCACCACCGGATAGCGCCATACCCTGGCTATCTCGAATGTGGTCAATATGAAATTCGGCGATTAAATCATCCAGTAAATCAGCTTGCTGGTTTGCGTCAATGTCTTTACGCATTTGCAAAACTGACATGATGTTTTGTGAAACCGTTAATTTTCTGAAGATAGAAGACTCTTGCGGCAGGTAGCCGATTCCTTTTCGAGCTCGAACGTGCATAGGTTCGTGACTCAAGTCTATGTCGTCGAGCTGAATCAAACCTTTATCATTT is a window from the Psychrosphaera ytuae genome containing:
- the ptsN gene encoding PTS IIA-like nitrogen regulatory protein PtsN produces the protein MKLKVLLQPECTKVLSDCQSKKKILEHIAEIASSQLPDLNCSEVLASLMNREKLGSTGIGNGVAIPHGKIKPEGNKVVAVLLVSHPAVDYDAIDNRPVDVFCALIVPEDQCETHLQTLANIAEIFDNKEILRKIRGAKTDNDLYNIIEAA
- the hpf gene encoding ribosome hibernation promoting factor encodes the protein MQINLTCRHVEPTESLKDYVDTKFAKLERHFDHINNVHVILDVEKLIQRAEATMHVNGGELFATSEHSDMYAAIDSLIDKLDRQVKKHKEKLTRH
- a CDS encoding RNA polymerase factor sigma-54 gives rise to the protein MRPTLQLKMGQQLTMTPQLQQAIRLLQLSSLELQQEIQEALDSNPLLESDDFDNYDGQEASEVTQIDTHQESQENGASNDDEIEWTKDEISTNEALQDQTMGDELPTDSTWDDYMSAAPASSGPAYEGEDTVYQGETTTNIQDHLRWQLNLSPFSEHDLAIATAIIDAIDEKGFLTVSTEDIVEAVDIEDVEIEEVEAVLKRVQNFDPIGVACRGLQECMVVQLRQYSDDTPWKKEAIDLIQEHIDLLGNRDYRTIIRKTKLKEHELKETLELIQTLNPNPASIVIKDEIDYVIPDVSVVKKKGRWIVELNPNSMPKIKVNEQYASLSKTAKNNSDAQFVRSHLQEAKWFIKSLESRNDTLLKVSNCIVQQQQAFFEYGPEAMKPMVLNDVAEMVDMHESTISRVTTQKYMHTPRGIFELKYFFSSHVSTENGGECSSTAIRALIKKLVAAENQAKPLSDSKIADILAEQGIQVARRTIAKYRESLNIPPSNQRKRLV
- the lptB gene encoding LPS export ABC transporter ATP-binding protein yields the protein MTKLVAQHLAKSYKSRQVVKDVSLSVEAGQVVGLLGPNGAGKTTTFYMIVGLVPNDKGLIQLDDIDLSHEPMHVRARKGIGYLPQESSIFRKLTVSQNIMSVLQMRKDIDANQQADLLDDLIAEFHIDHIRDSQGMALSGGERRRVEIARALAADPKIILLDEPFAGVDPISVIDIKKIIQQLTAKGIGVLITDHNVRETLDVCEKAYIVSHGELIAEGTPAEVLESEIVKQVYLGDQFKL